The Ricinus communis isolate WT05 ecotype wild-type chromosome 8, ASM1957865v1, whole genome shotgun sequence sequence ATTGGTGGTGAGAAGGAGTTCTTTGCACAGATGGTTGTGGATGCTGTCATTGCAATTGGGAATGAAGATAGGCTAAATATGATTGGAATAAAGAAGGTAATAATGTGTTTGCTCTAGCTGTGAAAGTATATTACCTATGTGTTGtaatttaaattgttattataaCAGTTGGCAGGATTTTATATTAGGAAATCATACAGGTTTGAATGTGCAGATAttattaatcatattatgGAATGAGCACGGTTTGCATAAGTAACTGCTTTGATAGGATATTATTGCAGAATATAAATTAAGGAAGTTTTGCAACATGGTAATCTGTATTCAGAGCTCTTTTCCTGATTGATTATTTGTTATCGAGGACTTGtctgtattaaaaatataaattaaggaCTTATCATGGATTTTGGTTATTGAGCTGGTGGCTCTAAATAGTAGCATCTATACTGTCAAGTTGGCATTAAATATGAATCTATCTGTTTAGTGCTGCTATGTTTAGACTtgcaaaaataatatgtatgAGGAGTGATTTTAAATGATGAGGTGACAAGAGTAACCCAATCCCCTAAGAGGAAAATAGGGATCAAAATCCTGTTGTTGAAGGAAGTGGTAGGCTGGCTATTTaccttctcttcttttgagcTCCCCTTTCTCAGTTTGAGATTCAGCTGCTAAGTGAATGTAATATAATTGTCGTTAAGAGGATTTATTTTATAGCCTTGCAGtgaataaaagtaaaatgggATTTATGAACACTTTGGTTGCTATGAATCATTTTTGCCGAGTTACTTGCCTGAAGGATGCCTACTAGTAAACTACTATCTTAATTTTGAACTCCTTGTCCTATGGATAAAGACCACATTGTGTATTGCTTCCCCAAAGTCCAATCAAAACGAGCAAGGCTATCGAAACATGTATGAATGAGGTGCCAAACAACTGAACAATATACACTGAAACCTGGCCAGCGTGCTTTAATCATAAACTGAGTACATTTTTGCCTCTTATATTTGTGTTTAGGTAGTCCTCTAATTTTCAAAAGTAGCGAGATCATTTATCATCTCtagtaaaaaatttctttgaCTAAGGGCATATTTCATGATCGGATTCTAGctgattaaatatttttcattgacACAATTTCAGCCATAGAGTAGGTGTGACTGATTCCTTTATGACGGGTTTTCGCTTCTTGGTTGACATTGATAATTTAGACTGGGGTTCAGTGCTTAAATTCTACGTTGCAGCTTTTCTGGGGTATATCCTATACTATATGGCTATAGTAGGGAATCTAGCTATTGTTTTTAAAtgacttttattgattttcttttcattaaataaatatttctgtCCCATCAAGCACAAGCTTATGCGACGCTCAAGTGTTGACAGCATGATGCAGTTCCTTGGACTGTTTTGATTGGTTGTTCTGATGTTAACCATTAAGCTGATCAATTTAATTCGACTAagttttgaaatatttgaacATTCTTGTAAGTTGGGCAGTTTCATCATGAGGTTTATGGATCCTTTTCTCTACTGTTCTGTTGGGTGGAATTTTGGTGCTGGCTTGAAATTGTGTTGGGAAACTAATATAATGAAAGATTTTATTTGCTGTAATGTGTTCCCTTGCAGGTACCTGGTGGGAATATGCGAGATTCCTTCCTGGTAAATGGTGTTGCCTTTAAGAAGACGTTTTCATATGCTGGATTTGAACAACAACCAAAGAAGTTTGTAAATCCCAAGTTACTTTTACTCAACATTGAATTAGAATTGAAATCTGAGAAAGAAAATGCAGAGATAAGGTAGTTTATTGGCTTACTttgattcttatttttaattttagaggTTGGTCCTGAAATCCGTACTGTTGTTTGAACTGCAGGCTGTCAGACCCATCAGAATATCAATCAATTGTTGATGCAGAATGGAATATCATCTATGACAAGTTGGATAAATGTGTACAGAGTGGGGCCAAAGTTGTTCTTTCACGTTTGGCTATTGGGGATCTAGCAACGCAGGTCACCATTCTTGTCTTCCTAATTGcatctgattttttttttaatgatgatAAGTGGAAATTTAAACTTATACCATAGTTATCTGTATTTGAGAGGTTTAATTACCTGAGGGCATTTACATTTGTCCTTTAGTTATGTTTGGCTGAGATGAAGGGAATTAGGAAGGAATTTATGTAGTCAATAAGGAAATGTAAGTTATGCATGTTCTCCCTACTTTTTTTCCTCTATCAACCAAACATAGCTGTATGCTCGTAATGTtgtttttttgagaaaaatgaAGCTTTCCTACATCAGCTGAACATAATTTTGTGctcataatattatttttatttagtttttaacttaaataattagACTAAAGCTGTAAAAGTGCCGTAAGTTACTATTCTTAATGTTGCTGCTTTATCACAGTTCAGCAAATCTATAAAAATGTGCTATGATTCAATTGTGCTGATTTTGCCTGCGTGAGTGCTTGTAAATTTGCATGAACATTGGAAAACAGTATAATAAGTGTGTTATTGGTAATAAGCAATGTGTACTCTCTGTGCTTTACATTGTGAGGTCATTGTAATCAAATACGGTGAATAGATTATTTGGTTTTACTGACactgtttattttctttataatttttttttaggtgCTAATGACAGTCATATTTGTTGAATATTTTGCTTGTTACAGTATTTTGCGGATCGAGACATATTCTGTGCTGGCCGTGTAGCTGAAGAAGATTTGCAAAGGGTTGCTGCTGCAACTGGTGGAACTGTGCAAACAACTGTCAACAATATAATTGATGAGGTTTAacacttttttttgtttagaaTAGTTAAACCATGTTTGGAATTATTTATCTTGTTATATTATGTTGGTAAACAGTTTTCTTATGTTTGTGTTGTTTGGTCTTAAGGTTCTTGGAACTTGCGAGATTTTTGAGGAAAAACAAGTTGGAAATGAGAGGTTTAATATATTCAGTGGATGCCCTTCTGGGAAAACAGCCACTATAGTTCTTCGTGGTGGAGCTGATCAGGTATGTTTCAATTTATTGAAATTACAGTTAATTTCTGTTAAAGTAGTTTAAAGTTAATCTTGGATTTTTGTGCTCATCTGTATTGTCTTTTCTCATGTCATGAATACCAGTTCATTGAGGAAGCTGAACGAAGTTTACATGATGCTATTATGATAGTCAGAAGAGCTATGAAAAACTCAACTGTCGTTGCTGGTGGTGGTGCAATAGATGTATGGATTATTCAACTTATTCTATCATGATTTTATATGTGTAGGACATTTTTAGGCCTTGCTGATTGAGTTAACATTGTTTTTCGACAGATGGAAATAAGTAGATTTTTGAGGCAGCATGCTCGCACAATAGCTGGAAAGTCCCAGCTGTTTAttaactcatatgcaaaagCCCTTGAGGTAACTAACATAAGTTTTGATTGTTGACATGAATGCGCTTCATATGGTGTTGCCCACAAGAGTAAAAGTGCTTATGGTGTTGAACTCCTTTCTGCAGTAGATAAGTGGTAGAAACTTGTTGTAGTTATCTTAGAATTGATATTCATTTTTGGAAGTTCTAGCGATTTACATACAATTTTTATTGCATTATGATGCCTGGTACATCATTATTTAATGTTGGTATGTAATAAGATCTAAGTAAGATCTCAAGGATTTTCTTCTACTTTTACTGTTGATGTCTCATCAGTTACTGTACCAGAGTAGGTTTTCAAGGCTATCTGGCTTACTTTGTTGATTTGTACCAATCATGTATTTCGTCTCTTAAATCGATGGAAGTGCACAATTTTGATACTAAATGTAATATGCAGCTTCtgtttttgtttcaatttgaGGTAAATTCATTAAGAAGTTGCATTTTCAGGTCTCTTTATTCATTTTTGAATGAGGAGTTGATACTCGCTTGATAGAAATATGGGACCAAATAGCTTGATTTTACTGAATGCTAGGCATTTTGGAAATGTATTTACTGGGAGATAGTCATATTTAATCTTATATGCACAGACAATTTCTCATGCTATCTACATGTTTTAAAGATTGGAAAAGAGTTATAATGTTCATCCCATTTATGTTGCAGGTTATCCCACGACAACTATGTGATAATGCTGGGTTTGATGCAACTGATGTTCTGAACAAATTAAGGCAGAAGCATGCACTTCCGTCTGGTAGGTCCAATTTATTTACACCCTTTTACTcgtctttttatttgatttaatattgGTAGTCTATGTTACTTGGACTTGGGTGCGGTATGGGATACAGATGCATTAGTAGGAGTATGACTTCTCACTCCCCAAACTCTAGGATACATGGGCGCAGCTAAAAAGGATTCAAAATTTGGATACATAAATGTGAATacttcttatatatataaagcaaaTGTAGataattcttatataattaactaactTAAAAGACTAGTATAATTGTTACATTTTAATTGCTACACAAAAACAAAACTTGCAATACTTTATTTGCACTTCAATTCAAGATCAGATTCAAACTACAAGGTTGGAATATCAGAactactaaaataaatgacTTAAAAGATAAGAAACAAAGTTGGAATATCATAACTACTAAACTAAATGACTTCAAGATAAGAAGGCTTCTTGCCTGGGGAGGATCCATTTTTTGAACAAAGGATGTAGGACTCCATATCCTTACCCAATCATGTCGTGTTGGCAAGGGTACGTCTCCGTCTCCTATAAATGAAGAGTCTGAGCATCTTAACTAGTAGTAATGATCGATTCCTTATATTAGGGCTTGTATTGATGGCAATGTatacaaaagaaatttcaatGACAATCTTTAGTATAAATTTCAGAGTGATTATCTGACATTTGGAGCTGTACAACAGGTGAGGGTGCGCCTTTTGGAGTGGATATCAACACTGGTGGAATTGCAGATTCATTTGCTAACTTTGTTTGGGAACCAGCAGTTGTTAAggtctttttttcttcacttctttaattttattgcagATACTGGATGCTTTGCTTATTTTCTGGTTTTACTCGTACCTTGACCCTGGGGTGGTTGAAATCCTTGTTGCAGATCAATGCAATAAATGCTGCTACTGAGGCTGCTTGTCTTATATTGAGCGTGGATGAGACAGTGAAGAACCCCAAGGTAAAGTGAATAGtggcttttttattttttgcatgTTATGCTGACTTTgttaattaagtttatttgCAAGCTGTAGCTTATTGCATGAAATGATTTTAGGTTATTGAGCATTAAGCAGTAAATGCTTTTTATTTCAGAAGTTACCACTCCTATGATGAATTTTGTGCATGTGATAGCCTTCTTATTAGCATCTTATATAGTAGGCTCTTGGTTTCATTTTACCCCTAATAGTTgggaataaaaaaaaataaagtaaagcAATTGAATGGTGTTGAACTAAGCATAAATATTTGATGAAAATTGCACAAGGCAAAGATGGATATCAATTTGTTTGTATGCCATTCAACTGTGTATAATCTGGatattaattgttaaaatGCTACGTATAAGCCTCTCAAACATTCCCCTCCCTCCCTGGCAGGTTCTGGTGTCTACACTTTCAAAATGCTTTTTATTTGAGAAGTTACACTCTATGATGAATTTTGTGCCTGTGATAGCCTTCTTATTATCATCTGATGTACTAGGCTCTTTGTTTCACTTTACCCCTTGTAGTAGGGAATAAAAAACTTgggaataaaaaaaataaagtaaagcAATTGAACGGTATTGAACTAAGCATAAATATTTGATGAAAATTGCACAAGGCAAAGATGGATATCAATGTGTTTGTATGCCATTCAACTGCGTATAATCTGGatattaattgttaaaatGCTACTTATAAGCCTCTCAAACATTCCCCTCCCTCCCTAGCAGGTTCTGGTGTCTACACTtccaaaatttctttttggaagtAATTGTAATTTACATATTGATTTGTGGATGAGTAGATGCTAGTGCAAATATCCTTGGAAGAATTTCATGGCTTTTAAGTTGTTCCACTCCAATTGGACCAAGACAATGACGTTGAAATGATGTTAGTTTTGGAATCTGTTCATTTTAAGGTTTAATTTTCAAGACCAGTTTATCAGGTCTTAAATAGTTTTCAAGTGTTATCAGGTTTTAAATAGTTTTCAAGCGGACAAATTCATCAAATAATGTTATGGCAAGTGGACAAATCAAAATAGTTTTGTGTCTTCACATTAATGCAGTATAGGCATAAATGGAATTAATCCAAAATGCATAGTTTTTTGGATAGTCGACTAATCttcttttagtaaaatttgtGTATATTGGAGCTAACCCAtgagagtttttttttttcctggaTTTAGGAGCCTTGATTTTACCAAACaaattattaacaaattattaataGAACTTATAATTGATGACCAACAATATCTATTCTACAGATCATCGTACTAGCCAGCAAAAAGGATGCAATTAATAATCTGCGAGTAAAtttatgttctcattttggcAGGTTTGCTCAGTTCGTACATGCACtagttgaaaatattttacatttgGTAGGATATAAGGTAGTAATACTATGTAGTGGACATTGGCGATAGAATGGATGGGTAGTGTAAGTAGTAAGATGTATGAACAATTCAGCTACAAAAATGATGCTGGAATTAAAACGCAGCGGTAATAGTATTGCAGATGTTGTGCTAGTATATGGTGGGAGGTTGGGTGGAGGTGGAAATATTAGTAAGATGTGGATGTTAGGCATAGTGGGTTTTTTGGTGGTTATTATTACACAAGTTCTATCATGCAATGTGCATTGCATTCTCTTAAAGGAGAAAGGAATTACCCTTATTCACCCCTATTCATTTTTGGACGAGTTAATTATATCGTCTTAACTTCTTAAAACTTGACCTATTAGATAAATCAAAAGGCAAAGCACAGCTCTATTGCTGTTCTTAAGCAGCATAGTTTAATTTGCTGGTATATTGTCAAACAAGGTAAACGATAGCTATATCCAGTTCCTAAAATTTGCAGGTCAAATTCTGGTTTTGGAAAATGTATGTAGTTATCATGTATCTTTTCACTCATTCATTTACCGTAGCATGCATTTGTAAGAAGTGTCAAATATTTGTGAAATAGACAACCTATCTATTGGATTAGTAATTAGGTCCCTAAGTAAAGATTTTAAGCTCTCCTGTTCTATGGTGCAGTCTGAAAGTGCTCAGGGGGAAGCTGCTGCTGGTGCCATGGGTGGTAGAGGGCGTGGAGGGGCTGCTTTCCGTGGCCGTGGACGCGGGATGCGAAGACGATAAGCTTAGAAGTGTTATAGTTGAGAAGCAATTTGCAACTTTTCAACTTGTCTCTTTGATTTAGTTGATTTCACATTGTATTATTGGAATTACATCTGTGTTATCTGCCTATGCGACTTATAAACGCCAAGTGGCCTTGCAAATGACGCTGAAAACTTTGTGCTCATTGTTTGCTTTTAGGAGTGCAGCAGCTGCTGCTTATTTTTGCTGGGTGTAGAATGTAGGTAGGGGTATGCCATGTTTTGTAATTCACAATCAATTTGGGGGCAGAAATGTTTCAAGGAAATCGAATTTTGTAGTCTCTTGGTTGGGATGATGCAATTGCTACTTTTCTGCAATCAAACTCTTTACCAGATCAGCATTTCTAGAACATGCCCTTCATCCTCTCATTTCTCGGGAGAGAGCCATCGGATATTTGAAGAGatgaagagagagaaatagaATCTTGGTAAAAAGAAGATTGGACCTGGTATGCTAATCTACAATCTATCTTGAAGATGcatatttcaatttaagaaaattgaaaaagaaatcgaaataaattgaaaaagaaattgatgtgTTTAAGTTAGTATTTGTAAGTGTACaaattgttttataataaatatagtaaaatatcAGGAGGTTGATCTATTAAAGAACTATGAGGTTACtataaagattaattatcaatacgaaataataaaaataaatctagatATTCTAAACCAGTAGTTTtagaaaatatgatatttataaataagagtaattaaacaataaataaatatgcaatttaaatgtttatgatttaatactatatgatgaaaatagtatttagcTTAACTACTTACTTGGTAATTcacttgttttattttaagtctagatctaatgaatgagatggtaatatgttttttcttttaatcattaaatttatctgatggttaactaacaataataactgaaactaatcactcattaaataaataaagaagaatatccatatataagtaaaaatgCTAAACTAAATACTCATGAAAACTagtctaacatatttaatccattaattatggtattaaatagaaagacataaaaataagaaaataaatggtcCATTGAAATTTAGAATCCTTTAAGATATGAAAATGATTAGTCATCATTCTTCACTTGTtgaaaaactttttaaatcttAGAAGAACAATAAAAACTAAGAACTAAATGTTTATGGAAGAATTGTAGAAAATATTGCAGAGGAAAAAATAGTGGATAGATACGTATAAAATGTAGCAGAGAGCAGATAGGAGAaaactttattcttttagaaCTAGGTTTgcagaaatataaataaagaaagaagagttATCTTCTAAGTAAGTCTCCCTAAAGAATTCTCTCATTTTAGAACAGCCAATATAaatctatctaatagataagaccataattattcttatcttcaccaaatattatcccacaataactcttaatataatcctaataataatataaaatgattaaaatattctCATTGGGTCTTGTATAATTCAGCTAACACAGCAAATAGTAGTCCATTTTAGGTCTTAACACAAACATGTCTAATTAAGCTCATGTTTGAAATAtagctccatattttttctcttttactaatattattaaaaaatagacaattaaactTAAGTAAGGTAAAAGCACATAATTTCacccatattatatataaaaaatatatcactaaagctctaaaatatcttaatatCTATATATGATTTGGACGTATGAGGAATCAAAATTTAAGCGCTCCTTGCAAACTAAagtttagaaaaaataaaattaagcatcAAGGATTTCATGAACAAAAAATTTTGAGCTGTTAAATTTAATGgagttaaaaattagaatgaaaaattgaaatttgtcATCAATCATTTTAGAAAATGTaccaaatatatttatatttttagtttttttattaaatatataatttttttatttttactaagttataatataaaaagtacatttttttacctttttttttttctaaatttacaattttgttgaattctgaatttcatttttttgatttttcggtaaaaacataaaaagtaagcagaaaaaactgaaaattaaataccataaactaaaaagaaaaagtttaaaacAAACGtgtattgaaaagaaaatatttataacataaaaataatatttcttttattgattttaatatattttagaaaagcTCCCATCATTTTATAGTACCGAGAAAAGGATTCACACCTTTATACTAATAAAAGTGACGcattactaaaaataattttaccgAATAATGCATAATATGTCTTGACATTTGAAAGACTCTTTACCATCTGTTTAAGACATCAATTTACAAGttaaaaatacaaagaaaaactCGGTTAACCATATATACCAATAacagaatattaaaattgtcGATTCAAACATTTACTTTAGGAAAATATCATTATGTCATTGTAATTATTGTCATGTGTTTACTCTTCACTAGTCTATCGGAACTTGCTTTTAACAACTTGCTCTCAGACATTCTTTCCTTCAAGATGGAAAAGACTTGTATTGCATATAGAtaattcttattcttttaactGGCAGAAGTGGgagaga is a genomic window containing:
- the LOC8263735 gene encoding T-complex protein 1 subunit eta codes for the protein MAAMLQPQIILLKEGTDTSQGKAQLVSNINACTAVADVVRTTLGPRGMDKLIHDDKGNVTISNDGATIMKLLDIVHPAAKILVDIAKSQDSEVGDGTTTVVLLAAEFLKEAKPFIEDGVHSQNLIRSYRTACNLALEKIRELAFSIEGKSIEEKKSLLAKCASTTLSSKLIGGEKEFFAQMVVDAVIAIGNEDRLNMIGIKKVPGGNMRDSFLVNGVAFKKTFSYAGFEQQPKKFVNPKLLLLNIELELKSEKENAEIRLSDPSEYQSIVDAEWNIIYDKLDKCVQSGAKVVLSRLAIGDLATQYFADRDIFCAGRVAEEDLQRVAAATGGTVQTTVNNIIDEVLGTCEIFEEKQVGNERFNIFSGCPSGKTATIVLRGGADQFIEEAERSLHDAIMIVRRAMKNSTVVAGGGAIDMEISRFLRQHARTIAGKSQLFINSYAKALEVIPRQLCDNAGFDATDVLNKLRQKHALPSGEGAPFGVDINTGGIADSFANFVWEPAVVKINAINAATEAACLILSVDETVKNPKSESAQGEAAAGAMGGRGRGGAAFRGRGRGMRRR